From a region of the Candidatus Polarisedimenticolia bacterium genome:
- a CDS encoding arsenosugar biosynthesis-associated peroxidase-like protein, which translates to MDTYYHPPDLGRFAEMGQGNPELWEKFMGYYAAVFAEGTLTEREKALIALGVAHAVQCPYCIDAYTQACLEKGSNVEEMTEAVHVACAIRGGASLVHGVQMRNVAKKLSM; encoded by the coding sequence ATGGATACTTACTACCATCCCCCTGACTTGGGCCGGTTTGCCGAGATGGGTCAAGGGAATCCGGAGCTCTGGGAGAAATTCATGGGTTACTATGCGGCGGTCTTCGCCGAAGGAACCCTCACCGAGCGCGAGAAGGCGTTGATCGCCCTGGGGGTCGCCCACGCGGTCCAGTGCCCTTATTGCATCGACGCGTATACTCAGGCGTGTCTGGAGAAGGGATCGAACGTGGAGGAGATGACCGAAGCGGTCCACGTAGCGTGCGCCATCCGCGGCGGAGCGTCGCTGGTCCACGGTGTTCAGATGCGTAACGTCGCGAAGAAGCTCTCGATGTGA
- a CDS encoding MBL fold metallo-hydrolase → MATTPSADFWTSRDLLGRLERRERFFVLDVRNRDEFERFQIEGREPLPSINVPYFEMLELGGKDEMEDSLIAYAERDLRSQLPTDRAVLAVCAKGETSEHVARGLRRLGYACVSLQGGMKSWADHCAIRAVVETADLAIYQVARPARGCLSYVIANEGRALVIDPLRRLDPYLDLAKAKDFIIDGVLDTHSHADHISGGPALAAAAGAPYHLHPYDAIHPMDLLPVTISYEPLRDGQALRAGRRTLTVMHIPGHTLGLVAFRLDDEYLFAGDSIFIRSIARPDLGGKAEAWAPLHGRSLRRLLALPDRTVVLPGHFSGLDEADEGGLFAAPLGGLKRRNDGLLALQKESEDGFVRYLMESLPKFIPEYVDIKRVNTGLLSPDEDQASTLELGKNVCALSQAYGEPGGGGR, encoded by the coding sequence GTGGCCACTACCCCTTCCGCGGACTTCTGGACGTCACGGGACCTTTTGGGACGGCTCGAGCGCCGCGAGAGGTTTTTCGTTCTCGACGTGCGCAACCGGGACGAGTTCGAGCGGTTTCAGATCGAGGGCCGCGAGCCCCTGCCTTCGATCAACGTTCCTTACTTCGAGATGCTCGAGCTGGGCGGCAAGGACGAGATGGAGGATTCCCTCATCGCCTACGCCGAGCGGGACCTCCGGAGCCAGCTTCCGACGGATCGGGCGGTCCTCGCCGTCTGCGCCAAGGGCGAGACCTCGGAGCACGTCGCCCGGGGGCTGCGGCGTCTGGGCTACGCATGCGTCAGCCTCCAGGGCGGCATGAAATCCTGGGCCGATCACTGCGCCATACGCGCCGTCGTCGAGACGGCGGATCTCGCCATCTATCAGGTCGCCCGGCCGGCCCGGGGGTGCCTGAGCTACGTGATCGCGAATGAGGGACGGGCGCTGGTCATCGACCCTTTGCGCCGCCTCGATCCCTATCTCGATCTCGCGAAAGCCAAAGACTTCATCATCGATGGCGTCCTCGACACCCACAGTCATGCGGACCACATCAGCGGCGGCCCGGCGCTCGCCGCCGCCGCGGGCGCGCCTTACCACCTGCATCCGTACGATGCCATTCACCCGATGGACCTCCTGCCCGTGACGATTTCCTACGAGCCGCTCCGCGACGGGCAGGCGCTCCGGGCCGGACGCCGCACCCTCACCGTCATGCACATCCCCGGGCATACCCTCGGCCTCGTAGCCTTTCGGCTCGACGACGAGTATCTCTTCGCCGGCGACAGCATCTTCATCCGTTCGATCGCGCGCCCCGATCTCGGCGGGAAAGCCGAGGCGTGGGCTCCCCTTCACGGGCGTTCCCTGCGACGGCTTTTGGCGCTACCCGATCGCACCGTCGTCCTGCCCGGCCACTTCAGCGGGCTCGACGAGGCGGACGAAGGCGGTCTTTTCGCGGCGCCTCTCGGCGGCCTGAAGCGTCGCAACGACGGCCTCCTGGCCCTCCAAAAAGAAAGCGAGGACGGTTTCGTGCGTTATCTGATGGAGAGCCTTCCGAAGTTCATTCCCGAGTACGTGGACATCAAGCGGGTCAATACGGGGCTGCTCTCACCCGATGAGGATCAAGCCTCGACACTCGAGCTGGGCAAGAACGTCTGCGCTCTCTCCCAGGCATACGGCGAGCCCGGTGGAGGAGGACGATGA
- a CDS encoding sulfurtransferase TusA family protein produces MSQGFDKLLDARGLNCPMPLVNARKEIGKLEPGQVLKVLSTDRGSVADFQGWAKVAKNVELLAQETETLDGASVYVHFVKRAT; encoded by the coding sequence ATGAGTCAGGGCTTCGACAAACTGCTGGACGCGCGCGGCCTCAACTGCCCCATGCCGCTCGTCAACGCACGTAAGGAGATCGGCAAGCTCGAGCCGGGGCAGGTGCTGAAGGTGCTATCCACCGACCGCGGCTCCGTCGCCGACTTCCAAGGATGGGCGAAGGTGGCGAAGAACGTCGAGCTGCTGGCCCAGGAGACGGAGACGCTGGATGGCGCCAGCGTCTACGTCCATTTCGTGAAGCGCGCCACCTAA
- a CDS encoding DsrE/DsrF/DrsH-like family protein — translation MEHSTIPDTRERSLEDRVRGVEERLPALEERLAALQERLAGIDERTAEDRVALVVFSGDLDRVLAAFVIATGAAAMGQQVSMFFTFWGLSVLKKSTDLQGKSFFQKAMAVMSPGSSESLPVSKMNYFGVGAKMLRTMMKQRNVTSLEGMIALARELGVRMIACEMSRDVMGIKPSELQDGLECGGVATFLADSLKSRTSLFI, via the coding sequence ATGGAGCATTCGACGATTCCCGACACTCGCGAACGGTCGCTCGAAGACAGGGTGCGCGGCGTTGAAGAGCGCCTACCGGCGCTGGAAGAGCGCCTCGCGGCGCTGCAGGAGCGCCTCGCGGGGATCGACGAGCGTACCGCGGAGGACCGCGTGGCCCTCGTCGTCTTTTCGGGGGACCTCGACAGGGTCCTCGCCGCGTTCGTGATCGCCACGGGCGCCGCCGCGATGGGCCAGCAGGTGAGCATGTTCTTCACCTTCTGGGGGCTCTCGGTCCTCAAGAAATCGACCGACCTCCAAGGGAAAAGCTTCTTCCAGAAGGCGATGGCCGTCATGTCGCCCGGGTCGAGCGAGAGCCTTCCCGTCTCGAAGATGAACTACTTCGGCGTGGGGGCGAAGATGTTGCGGACCATGATGAAGCAGAGGAACGTCACGTCGCTCGAGGGAATGATCGCGCTCGCCCGCGAGCTCGGCGTCCGGATGATCGCCTGCGAGATGTCCCGGGACGTGATGGGGATCAAGCCGTCCGAGCTTCAGGACGGCCTCGAGTGCGGCGGCGTCGCCACGTTCCTCGCCGACTCCTTGAAGTCGCGGACGAGCCTGTTCATCTGA
- a CDS encoding MFS transporter, which produces MKHRGFFLLWLGQLISIAGSQMQVWALFWHIRSLTHQPIALGGIGLARILPVILFSPVAGAVADSYSRRRILFITQIGAGCVALILGLLTQFGHIGLAHIYALTAIQAVAVAFDGPARQALIPNLVPARNLPNAFSLTSIAFQAGAVIGPALSGIVIVLAGQEAVYYLNAASFLAVIVALALIGDVPQKRWAESGGVSRSAIREGMRFIGARPIILSSMLLDFVATFFASANTLMPIIARDVLKVGVVEYGWLSAAQSVGAVLAGLIISQLRVLRRQGPLLLGAVIVFGSGTVLFGITRSFPLAWFLLALTGAADSVSTIIRNTIRQLQTPDHIRGRMTSINQIFFQGGPQLGEIEAGAVAQVFGAPVAIVTGGIGCLAGLGMIVAKWPQLISYDTHEPGWAGVAGLTDQKTSRRIGSEPAEPREH; this is translated from the coding sequence TTGAAGCACCGGGGCTTCTTCCTGCTGTGGCTTGGGCAGCTCATCTCCATCGCCGGGTCCCAGATGCAGGTCTGGGCCCTCTTCTGGCACATCCGCTCCCTGACCCATCAGCCGATCGCCCTGGGAGGGATTGGCCTCGCGCGCATCCTGCCCGTCATCCTCTTTTCCCCCGTCGCGGGGGCGGTCGCCGATTCCTATAGCCGGCGGCGGATTCTCTTCATCACACAGATCGGCGCGGGATGCGTGGCCTTGATACTCGGGCTGCTCACCCAGTTCGGGCACATCGGCCTGGCGCACATCTACGCGCTGACCGCGATTCAGGCGGTGGCGGTGGCCTTCGACGGCCCGGCCCGCCAGGCGCTCATCCCGAATCTGGTGCCCGCGCGGAATCTGCCCAACGCCTTCAGCCTGACTTCCATCGCCTTCCAGGCCGGTGCCGTGATCGGCCCGGCGCTGAGCGGGATCGTGATCGTCCTGGCCGGACAGGAGGCGGTCTATTACCTCAACGCCGCGTCGTTCTTGGCGGTCATCGTTGCCTTGGCCTTGATTGGAGACGTCCCGCAGAAGCGATGGGCCGAGTCGGGCGGCGTGAGCCGATCGGCGATTCGGGAGGGGATGCGGTTCATCGGCGCGCGGCCGATCATCCTCTCCTCCATGTTGCTGGATTTCGTGGCGACGTTCTTCGCCTCCGCCAACACGCTGATGCCGATCATCGCGCGCGACGTCCTGAAGGTGGGGGTGGTGGAATACGGCTGGCTCTCGGCCGCGCAATCGGTCGGAGCCGTCCTGGCGGGCTTGATCATCTCGCAGCTGCGCGTCCTGAGAAGGCAGGGGCCTCTTCTGCTCGGCGCGGTGATCGTATTCGGATCGGGCACGGTCCTCTTCGGGATCACGCGCTCCTTCCCGCTGGCCTGGTTCCTGCTCGCCCTCACGGGTGCGGCCGACTCCGTCAGCACGATCATCCGGAACACCATCCGGCAGCTGCAGACGCCGGACCACATCCGGGGCCGGATGACGAGCATCAATCAGATCTTCTTCCAGGGAGGGCCGCAATTGGGCGAGATCGAGGCCGGAGCGGTGGCCCAGGTCTTCGGCGCTCCCGTCGCCATCGTGACGGGCGGGATCGGATGCCTCGCCGGCCTGGGAATGATTGTGGCGAAGTGGCCCCAGCTGATCTCGTACGACACTCACGAACCGGGATGGGCGGGAGTGGCCGGCCTCACCGACCAGAAGACCTCGCGCCGCATCGGCTCGGAGCCTGCCGAGCCGAGGGAGCACTGA
- a CDS encoding mechanosensitive ion channel domain-containing protein, giving the protein MNEIVEWIQYAARFPLITIFGTEVTPGRIALALFVVVAFYSVSWSLKRLIRGRLAGRLRVDQRVLYASLQILHWLLLFLGVFLALQVLGFNLTSLAVAAGFLGVGIGLGLQNVVANFVAGILLLFEQSLAVGDRVEVGGHYGDVQKITMRATEIRTRDNIAIIVPNSRFIDSEVINWSHGDRRVREHVRVGVAHGSDVEVVRETLLRAAAEHPRVLKDPPPRVWFLDFGESSLIFELLVWISEPLGRQQIRSDLHFSINRIFRESGIRLPFPQMDLHVRDWNPLPPAAGPLPAARDADKS; this is encoded by the coding sequence ATGAACGAAATCGTCGAATGGATTCAGTACGCCGCTCGATTCCCGCTGATAACCATCTTCGGGACGGAGGTCACCCCGGGGCGCATCGCTCTGGCCCTCTTCGTGGTCGTCGCCTTCTACTCCGTGTCGTGGAGCCTGAAGCGCCTCATCCGCGGGCGGCTGGCCGGACGCCTGCGCGTCGATCAGCGGGTGCTCTATGCCTCCCTGCAGATCCTGCACTGGCTGCTGTTGTTCTTGGGCGTCTTCCTGGCGCTGCAGGTTCTCGGGTTCAACTTGACGAGCCTGGCCGTGGCCGCCGGCTTCCTGGGGGTTGGAATCGGTCTGGGCCTTCAGAACGTGGTGGCGAACTTCGTCGCGGGCATCCTCCTCCTGTTCGAGCAGTCGCTGGCGGTCGGGGACCGGGTGGAAGTGGGCGGGCACTATGGCGACGTCCAGAAGATCACGATGCGCGCCACGGAAATCCGCACCCGGGACAACATCGCGATCATCGTGCCCAATTCGCGGTTCATCGATTCCGAGGTGATCAACTGGTCGCATGGCGATCGACGGGTCCGGGAGCACGTGCGAGTGGGAGTTGCCCACGGCTCCGACGTGGAGGTGGTACGCGAAACGCTCCTGCGCGCCGCCGCCGAGCACCCGAGAGTCCTGAAGGACCCGCCTCCCCGCGTGTGGTTCCTCGACTTCGGGGAATCTTCCCTCATCTTCGAGCTCCTCGTCTGGATTTCGGAGCCCCTGGGAAGGCAGCAGATTCGCAGCGACTTGCACTTCTCCATCAACCGGATCTTCCGCGAGTCGGGCATCCGGCTGCCCTTTCCTCAAATGGATCTCCACGTCCGCGATTGGAACCCGCTTCCCCCGGCGGCAGGGCCGCTTCCGGCGGCGCGCGACGCCGACAAGTCCTGA
- a CDS encoding cupin domain-containing protein — protein sequence MRTTQRALIVALAAFGFGMGSTRGAEPASAPAHAVFTKVRDAKWEKIMPDLGEMSPEIAILRVDPETQATQLLIRTPKGIHVRKHWHSANETHTMIAGRAVFECDGKRAELGSGDFNYIPAKMVHEAWLPAGSLTFITVDSAWDLNWVEGPPTAADISK from the coding sequence ATGAGAACTACTCAGCGAGCGTTGATCGTTGCCCTGGCCGCTTTCGGCTTCGGGATGGGTTCGACGAGGGGGGCCGAGCCCGCGTCCGCCCCGGCTCACGCGGTGTTCACCAAGGTTCGGGACGCGAAGTGGGAGAAGATCATGCCCGACCTGGGGGAAATGTCTCCTGAGATAGCCATCCTGCGCGTCGACCCCGAGACGCAGGCGACCCAGCTGCTCATCCGGACGCCGAAGGGAATCCACGTCCGCAAGCATTGGCATTCCGCCAACGAGACCCACACCATGATCGCCGGGAGGGCGGTCTTCGAATGCGACGGCAAGCGGGCGGAATTGGGTTCGGGAGATTTCAATTACATCCCGGCGAAGATGGTTCATGAAGCCTGGCTTCCAGCGGGCTCGCTGACCTTCATCACCGTCGACAGCGCGTGGGACCTCAATTGGGTAGAGGGGCCCCCGACGGCGGCGGACATCTCGAAGTGA
- a CDS encoding PP2C family protein-serine/threonine phosphatase — protein MSVPLSHAEAPGTGIPARRTSPGSPRIPASPGVDLHAVSRPARTFTGDFYFVHEDEQGIWVVLGDVAGKGLPAAVTMAMIQEELDHRIAAWVEARSDPAEIMLHLHGFLEPILPANRFATAVVGHLRRDGWLAIANAGQCPPLVARRNGAIESFSSTGPVVGPLPNPRWSSRTTALKPGDTLLLYSDGLIETRSRGGEEFGLAAVRSALSSAACTEPSAMKINERILEAFDRHARGARDDDLTLVVMSR, from the coding sequence ATGAGCGTGCCGTTGAGCCATGCGGAAGCTCCCGGGACGGGGATTCCCGCTCGCCGAACGTCCCCAGGCTCGCCGCGAATCCCGGCGTCCCCGGGAGTGGATCTCCACGCCGTCTCGCGCCCGGCGCGGACGTTCACGGGAGACTTCTATTTCGTCCATGAAGACGAGCAGGGAATCTGGGTCGTCCTGGGCGACGTGGCCGGAAAGGGGCTCCCGGCGGCGGTGACCATGGCGATGATTCAAGAGGAGTTGGATCACCGCATCGCCGCATGGGTGGAAGCACGAAGCGATCCGGCGGAGATCATGCTGCACCTGCACGGATTCCTGGAGCCCATTCTTCCGGCCAACCGTTTCGCCACGGCCGTGGTCGGGCATCTGCGGAGAGACGGCTGGCTGGCGATTGCCAACGCCGGTCAGTGCCCGCCCCTGGTCGCGAGGAGAAACGGCGCGATTGAATCGTTCTCTTCGACCGGTCCCGTGGTGGGCCCCCTTCCCAACCCTCGGTGGTCGTCGCGCACGACGGCCTTGAAGCCGGGCGACACCCTCCTGCTGTACAGCGACGGCCTGATCGAAACAAGATCTCGCGGCGGGGAAGAGTTCGGCCTGGCTGCGGTGCGCTCGGCGCTGAGCTCCGCCGCCTGCACCGAACCCAGCGCGATGAAGATCAACGAGAGAATCCTGGAGGCGTTCGATCGCCATGCCCGGGGCGCCCGTGATGACGATCTCACGCTCGTGGTCATGAGCCGCTGA
- a CDS encoding methylated-DNA--[protein]-cysteine S-methyltransferase, producing the protein MIKIDALRTGELKPAEQGEVHEHLRTCRSCDESLGDVERLARAVKALAPAVPRSLRESNAIADGLDRVTETQPAVWVAFSDRGIRMIHPSGPEEEFRTRYARRHGRSLTRRSLPKTLRDQVVAALAGGGTARPAVDFGEIGKLEEEVLKALLRVPHGEVRSYSWLAQEIGRPKAVRAVANVVARNFVPFLVPCHRIVPAQGGVGRYGFGGDAKRALLAREGVDVERLERLAREQIRFIGSRTTRVACVPTCRDARRIRDKNRVVFHGVREAVKGGFRPCRRCRPFAA; encoded by the coding sequence TTGATCAAAATCGACGCGCTGCGGACCGGGGAGCTGAAACCGGCGGAGCAGGGGGAGGTCCATGAGCACCTGCGAACCTGTCGCAGCTGCGACGAGTCGCTGGGAGACGTGGAGCGCCTGGCGCGAGCCGTGAAGGCTCTCGCTCCCGCCGTTCCCCGTTCCCTTCGGGAGTCGAACGCCATCGCGGATGGGCTCGACCGCGTCACCGAGACGCAGCCCGCCGTCTGGGTGGCGTTCTCGGATCGAGGAATCCGCATGATCCATCCGTCCGGCCCCGAGGAGGAATTCCGAACCCGGTACGCGAGGCGCCACGGACGATCCCTGACCCGCCGGAGCCTTCCCAAAACCCTGCGGGACCAGGTCGTCGCGGCTCTCGCGGGCGGGGGAACCGCCAGGCCCGCGGTGGACTTCGGAGAGATCGGCAAGCTCGAGGAGGAAGTGCTCAAGGCCTTGCTGCGCGTCCCGCACGGGGAGGTGAGATCCTACTCGTGGCTGGCGCAGGAGATTGGCCGGCCGAAGGCCGTCCGGGCCGTTGCCAACGTGGTGGCCCGAAACTTCGTCCCTTTCCTCGTGCCATGCCATCGAATCGTTCCGGCCCAGGGAGGCGTGGGCCGGTACGGGTTCGGGGGCGACGCCAAGCGTGCCTTGCTCGCACGGGAAGGAGTCGACGTCGAGCGGCTCGAACGTCTGGCGCGGGAGCAGATACGCTTCATCGGCTCCCGGACCACGCGGGTCGCCTGCGTGCCGACCTGCCGCGACGCGCGACGGATTCGCGACAAGAATCGAGTCGTGTTCCACGGAGTCCGGGAAGCGGTCAAGGGGGGGTTCCGGCCTTGCCGGCGATGCCGTCCCTTCGCCGCTTGA
- a CDS encoding RNA polymerase sigma factor, with the protein MKNSWTGGEAAYEVEPLEENLALAVHRGEPGAFERLIDRYEAALSGYAHGILQSVPDAQEVMQEVLVRAHRALCRQYDESKCASLAVRPWLFRMVRNLCLNKRRSKSRQLEQPLEAFDDNRMGPFVKTAGTEFERQEEVDLLRGALSRLPVEARELIVLRFMEEMSYAEIAKTVGSTEASLRGKIFRSLKLLRDALDRKGVTYAM; encoded by the coding sequence ATGAAGAACTCGTGGACCGGCGGCGAGGCGGCTTACGAAGTGGAACCCCTTGAGGAGAATCTCGCGCTTGCGGTCCACCGGGGCGAGCCGGGAGCCTTCGAACGACTCATCGATCGTTATGAGGCGGCGCTGTCCGGCTACGCGCACGGGATCCTGCAAAGCGTCCCGGATGCCCAGGAGGTAATGCAGGAGGTCCTGGTCCGGGCGCACCGGGCGCTCTGCCGCCAGTACGATGAGTCGAAATGCGCGTCCCTCGCGGTGAGGCCATGGTTGTTTCGGATGGTCCGCAATCTGTGCCTGAACAAGCGCCGCTCGAAGAGCCGCCAGCTGGAGCAGCCGCTGGAGGCCTTCGACGACAATCGTATGGGACCGTTCGTGAAGACCGCCGGAACCGAGTTCGAGCGCCAGGAAGAGGTCGATCTCCTTCGGGGGGCGCTTTCCCGGCTTCCGGTCGAGGCGCGGGAGTTGATTGTGCTGCGGTTCATGGAGGAAATGTCCTACGCGGAGATCGCCAAGACGGTGGGGTCGACGGAGGCGTCGCTTCGGGGAAAGATCTTTCGCTCCCTCAAGCTGCTCCGGGACGCGTTGGACAGGAAGGGAGTCACTTATGCGATGTAG
- a CDS encoding PadR family transcriptional regulator, translated as MSGQAQLLPGTLDLLILKAVSLGPLHGYGVLLRIGQISGRALLIEQGALYPALFRLVRQGLLNASWGTSENNRRAKFYELTPSGRKRLREETDEWGRLAAAMASALAAEPEKA; from the coding sequence ATGTCCGGCCAGGCGCAGCTCCTCCCGGGAACCCTCGATCTTTTGATCCTGAAAGCAGTCTCTCTCGGTCCCCTGCACGGCTACGGCGTCCTTTTGCGCATCGGACAGATCTCCGGGCGAGCGCTGCTCATCGAGCAGGGCGCGCTCTATCCCGCCTTGTTCCGTCTGGTGCGTCAAGGCCTTCTGAACGCCAGCTGGGGCACGTCCGAGAACAATCGTCGCGCCAAGTTCTACGAGCTCACGCCTTCGGGGCGCAAGCGCCTCCGGGAAGAAACCGACGAATGGGGCCGCCTCGCCGCCGCCATGGCTTCCGCCTTGGCCGCGGAACCGGAGAAAGCATGA
- a CDS encoding ABC transporter permease, translating to MKFPGYLRSLTVRFLHRSRIEEDIEEELRFHLQHRADDLEAAGLERAEAERRARLEFGGPQRFKEECREALGGNSIETLGEDIRFSLRLLRKSPGFTFVAVSTLALGIGANAVVFAALNALILRPLDLPRAESLYSVHRVTDNSANQSYPDYLDLRDRNRSFEDLAAYNILQAGLDTGDNPSRVWLLAVSGNYFDVLGVQPHLGRYFHDSDEHGPNSAPYIVLSHAYWHSRFHEDRSVVGRTVQVNKHPFTILGVAPPGFRGTLLFFSPDFFMPMVNQEELEGVSVLNARGNRWVFMTMGHLKAGITPEQAAADFNSISATLEKTYPKEHGSWKYSLARPGLYGEYLGGPVRAFLTALMLLAGLILLAACANLGSLFAARAADRSREVALRLALGASRLRLLRQLFTEAILISLMGGAVGLWGSVWLLDWLRVWNPFSQFPIYVPVSPDAKVYGVALLLALASGFLFGAVPVRQVLHTNPYEIIRAGSAGRAGRRIPFRDVLLVGQISICALLVTSSMVALRGLARTLHADFGFQPRHAMLISTGLGMAGYRGDTVPAMQRRMIEAMEAIPGVSSVGLVDWVPLTTGDGSGATVFTDATTDLRPANATAAALMFTVSPGYFHAAETALLSGRNLTWHDEQSAPSVAVINREFARRIFGSPGDALGGYFKRRDGTRIQVVGIVEDGKYESLTESSKPAMFLPLLQSPTSEMSLIVRSDGDPRQLAAAMRNKLRELDAGLPCFIQTWSQAMSVVLFPSRVASVALGVLGVMAAMLSITGIFGIAAYSVGKRIRELGIRMALGAQRKEVLQAALGRPFKLLAWGSAAGLLLGLLAARVLAFLVYQATPRDPLVLTGVVVAMMVLGLVATWIPAQRALSISPLILLRDE from the coding sequence ATGAAATTCCCGGGCTACCTTCGATCGCTCACCGTCCGGTTCCTGCATCGCTCGCGGATCGAGGAGGACATCGAGGAGGAGCTACGCTTCCACCTCCAGCATCGCGCCGATGATCTCGAAGCGGCTGGCCTGGAGCGCGCCGAGGCGGAACGCCGGGCGCGTCTCGAGTTCGGCGGCCCGCAACGGTTCAAGGAAGAGTGCCGCGAAGCGCTCGGCGGCAATTCCATCGAGACTCTTGGCGAGGACATCCGCTTCAGCCTCCGCCTGCTACGGAAGTCGCCCGGATTCACTTTCGTCGCCGTCTCGACGCTGGCATTGGGCATCGGGGCGAACGCGGTGGTTTTCGCCGCGTTGAACGCTCTAATCCTGCGCCCCCTCGATCTCCCCCGCGCGGAGAGCCTCTACTCCGTCCATCGTGTGACCGACAACTCCGCGAACCAGTCTTATCCGGACTACCTGGATCTGCGCGACCGCAATCGCAGCTTCGAGGATCTGGCGGCCTACAATATCCTGCAGGCGGGGCTCGATACGGGCGACAACCCGTCCCGCGTGTGGCTGCTCGCCGTGAGCGGGAACTACTTCGACGTCTTGGGCGTTCAGCCGCATCTGGGCCGCTACTTCCATGATTCCGACGAGCATGGCCCGAACAGCGCTCCCTATATCGTGCTGTCGCATGCCTATTGGCACAGCCGCTTTCACGAGGATCGCAGCGTGGTGGGACGCACCGTCCAGGTGAACAAGCATCCGTTCACCATCCTCGGCGTCGCCCCGCCCGGGTTTCGCGGCACTCTGTTGTTCTTCTCCCCCGATTTCTTCATGCCGATGGTCAACCAGGAGGAGCTGGAGGGCGTGAGCGTCCTCAACGCCCGGGGGAACCGTTGGGTATTCATGACGATGGGACATCTGAAGGCGGGAATCACCCCGGAACAGGCTGCCGCCGACTTCAACTCGATCAGCGCGACTCTGGAGAAGACCTATCCGAAGGAGCATGGATCCTGGAAGTATTCTCTGGCGCGGCCCGGCCTTTACGGCGAATACCTAGGGGGGCCGGTGCGCGCCTTCCTGACCGCGCTGATGCTGCTGGCGGGGCTGATTCTCCTCGCTGCCTGCGCCAACCTGGGCAGTCTGTTCGCGGCGCGCGCCGCCGACCGTTCCCGGGAGGTCGCTCTGCGTCTCGCGCTGGGAGCGAGCCGCCTGCGCCTCCTGCGGCAGCTGTTCACCGAAGCGATACTGATTTCCCTGATGGGAGGGGCGGTCGGGTTATGGGGCAGCGTATGGCTGCTGGATTGGCTGCGCGTGTGGAATCCGTTCTCCCAGTTCCCCATCTACGTGCCCGTGAGCCCGGACGCGAAGGTTTACGGCGTGGCGTTGCTGCTGGCCCTGGCGAGCGGATTTCTCTTCGGCGCGGTCCCGGTAAGGCAAGTGCTCCACACCAATCCGTACGAGATCATCAGAGCGGGATCCGCCGGCCGGGCGGGGCGGCGGATCCCTTTCCGGGATGTGCTGCTGGTGGGGCAAATCTCGATCTGCGCGCTGCTGGTCACGTCATCGATGGTCGCCTTGCGCGGACTGGCGCGCACGCTGCACGCCGATTTCGGCTTTCAGCCGCGCCACGCGATGCTGATCAGCACGGGCTTGGGCATGGCGGGTTACCGCGGCGACACGGTGCCGGCGATGCAGAGGCGCATGATTGAAGCGATGGAGGCGATTCCCGGCGTATCGTCGGTGGGATTGGTGGATTGGGTGCCGCTGACGACGGGGGACGGGTCCGGCGCGACCGTGTTCACCGATGCGACGACCGATCTGAGGCCGGCGAATGCGACGGCAGCGGCTCTGATGTTCACGGTGTCTCCGGGCTATTTCCACGCCGCGGAGACGGCTTTGCTGTCCGGACGAAACCTCACCTGGCACGACGAGCAGAGCGCGCCGAGCGTGGCGGTGATCAACCGGGAGTTCGCCCGCCGGATCTTCGGCTCCCCGGGCGACGCCCTGGGCGGTTATTTCAAAAGGAGGGATGGAACGCGCATTCAGGTCGTGGGTATCGTCGAAGACGGAAAATACGAGAGCCTCACCGAAAGTTCAAAGCCGGCGATGTTTCTCCCCCTCCTGCAATCGCCGACCAGCGAGATGTCGCTCATCGTGCGCTCGGACGGCGATCCGCGGCAATTGGCCGCCGCCATGAGGAACAAGCTGCGGGAACTGGATGCCGGACTGCCCTGCTTCATCCAAACCTGGTCCCAGGCGATGAGCGTGGTCCTGTTCCCTTCCCGGGTGGCGTCGGTGGCGCTGGGGGTGCTGGGCGTGATGGCCGCGATGCTTTCGATCACCGGCATCTTTGGCATCGCCGCCTACTCCGTCGGCAAACGGATCCGGGAGCTGGGAATTCGCATGGCTCTCGGCGCCCAGCGCAAGGAAGTATTGCAAGCCGCCTTGGGTCGTCCCTTCAAACTGCTGGCTTGGGGCTCGGCGGCCGGCTTGCTCTTGGGGCTCCTGGCGGCCCGGGTGCTCGCTTTTCTGGTGTATCAGGCGACTCCCCGCGATCCGCTGGTGTTGACCGGCGTGGTCGTGGCCATGATGGTGCTGGGCCTGGTGGCCACGTGGATTCCGGCGCAGCGCGCGCTGTCGATCAGCCCTTTGATCCTGCTGCGCGACGAGTGA